AAAATCACGCGCTGATCATGGGCCTTGCGAATGCGCACTTCAAAGCCGGCAACTATCTGGCCGCGGAGCGTATTCTCAAGAAGCACAGCCGTGTGCGCCGCAAAGATCCCGCGGTATGGTACCTGCTGGCAGAAACACACGGTCTTGCAGGGGATATTATCGGCGTGCATGAGGCGCGGGCGGAGTACTACATCCTCAACGGCGTGTTCGACAAAGCCCTGCAGCATCTCCGCCACGGCGTCCGCCTGGCGAAAAATGACTACCAGACCCACGCGATTCTCGAGCAGCGCATGAAGGATGTGATCAAGATGCAGCAGAAGGCGAAAGAGCTATAGTTCGCGGCAGGTATTGGACGGGTCCCTTGGCGGCACCCAACAACCATCCACTTTCGAAGTAACACCGTTAGAATTTAAGGCAGAGTGCTGGGGGCGGATTTTCAGGATCGTCGCAAACAGGATGTTTGCGCCGAAGCGCCCAGGGATGGGTTTACAACGCTCCTGAAAACCCGCCCCCAGTGCTTTGCCGCCACCACTCCAGCTTCAGAGCACTTTTACAGAGCCAGCTAAAGACAATCAATCTAATGGCTTGCGGAAATCCAGCATCCGCTGCAACGGCATCATTGCGCGCTTGCCCAGCTCCGGGTCGACAAAAATCTCGTTGTCGCCCCGCTCCAGCACACCACACAGATTCTCCAACGAGTTCATCGCCATCCACGGACAATTGGCACAGCTGCGACAGGTGGCCCCCGAGCCCGCCGTAGGCGCCACAATCAGCTCTTTATCCGGACACTGCTGCTGCATCTTGTAGAAAATGCCCTGGTCCGTCGCGACGATAAACTGCTTGTTAGGACGGGTCTTGGCCGCATTGATGATCTGGGAGGTGGAGCCCACCACATCCGCCAACTCCACTACCGCGGCCGGAGATTCCGGGTGCACCAGCACCAGAGCTTCCGGATAAAGTGCCTTCAGATCTGCAACACCCTTGGCCTTGAACTCCTCGTGCACGATACAGGCGCCGTCCCACAGCAGCACATCGGCACCCGTCTGCTTCTGCACATAGCTGCCCAGGTGCTTGTCTGGCGCCCACAGGATCTTTTCTCCCAGGGAGTCCAGGTGATCGACCACATCCAGCGCGATACTGGACGTCACCACCCAATCGGCACGGGCTTTCACCGCAGCCGAAGTATTCGCATAGACCACCACCGTACGATCGGAGTGCTGATCGCAGAATGCGGAGAACTCATCAATAGGACACCCCAGATCCAGGGAGCAGGTCGCCTCCAGAGTCGGCATCAACACCCGCTTGTTGGGCGTAAGAATCTTGGCGGTCTCCCCCATAAACTTAACCCCGGCGACAATCAGGGTATCGGCCTGATGTTCGGCGCCAAAACGGGCCATTTCCAGGGAATCAGAAACACAGCCACCGGTTTCCTCGGCGAGCTGCTGAATCAACGGGTCGGTGTAGTAGTGGGCGACCAGCACCGCGTTCTGTTCTTTCAGCAGTCGCTTGATGCGCTCCCGCCACAGGTTCAACTCTTCTTCACTGTATTGCTGCGCACCGGGATGCGCCAGGTATTCCTGAACAAAGTCCCGCGCATCAATCGGGCTGGAAGAAGCAATTTTCTCACTACTATCGGTCATACGTATCTGCTACTGCCGGAAAAGAGCGGCATTATAACGCGCTGAAAAAATTTCGCTGGTTTGGACAGTGTAACGTCGAAAGCGCTGCGCCTGTATCAGCCTTTTGAGCAACCGTCTGTTCAGGAAAGAAACCTGAAAACAGCGATAGAACCAGAGACGACAACGGAATTGTATAAAGCGCGATGGATAATGGGATAAAAGAGGAAATGGTGGGTCGTGCTGGATTCGAACCAGCGACCAATTGGTTAAAAGCCAACTGCTCTACCAACTGAGCTAACGACCCATCGAAAGCCAGAAATCTTCTGATTGAAGACCTCTGTTCAGACTGCATAGCGATCCACTTGGTAGAACATGGACACGCTATGGAAGGGGATAAATGGTGGGTCGTGCTGGATTCGAACCAGCGACCAATTGGTTAAAAGCCAACTGCTCTACCAACTGAGCTAACGACCCTTAATCCCCCTCGCTGTGAGGAGCTGCGTATCTTACGGATCTAATCTGAAAACACAAGTCCCGATGACAAAAAAATGTCTAACAATTTGAAGGGGTTACACACCCACTACGCATACACCGTGGGATCGGCCAAACCCGCCTCGGCAAAGCCCGCCGCACGCAACCGGCAGCTGTCACAGCGACCGCAGGCCGCGCCGCCGGGCTGCGCCTGATAACAGCTCACAGTGAGACTGTAATCGACCCCCAACTCGGTGCCACGCTTCACGATATCGGCCTTGCTCATCTCCATCAGGGGCGCGCGGATATTCAACTTATTGCCCTCCACCCCGGCGCGGGTGGCCAGGTTGGCCATCTGTTCGAACGCCTCGATATACTCCGGTCGGCAGTCCGGGTATCCAGAATAGTCAACAGCGTTCACACCCACAAAAATATCCTGAGCGCCGAGTACTTCCGCCCACCCGAGGGCAATGGACAGGAATACCGTATTGCGCGCCGGCACGTAGGTTACCGGGATGCCACCCGTCTCCTCCTCCGGCACGTCGATGCTGTCATCCGTCAGCGCTGAGCCACCAATGACTCTAAGGTCGAGCTTTACCACCTTGTGTTCACGGGCCTCCTGGTCTGCCGCGACCCGCTGCGCCGCCATCAGCTCGGCGCTGTGCCGCTGACCATAGTCAAAACCCAAAGCGTAACACTCGTAGCCTTCGGCTTTGGCCATTGCCAATACGGTGGCGGAATCGAGGCCGCCAGACAGCAGCACCACCGCTTTCTTGCTCTTCATAATACTCTCTCCGAATCTTGCACCGGGCTTGGATTTACACCCCGGGAATATCGCCCCACAGCAGCTTGTGCAACTGCATCTGCATCCGCACCGGCAGCCCATCCTCCAGAATCCACTCGGCCAACTGCCGTGCCGGCAGCTGTTCATAGCTGGGGGAAAACAACACCTCGCCCACCTTTTCCGGCAGTTGATACTGATCCAGGGTGAATCTCGCCCACTCGTAGTCAGCGCGGTCACAGATCACGAACTTGACCTGATCTCGCCGAGTAAGCAGCGGAATATTGTCCATTCTGTTGCGGGATTGCTCTCCTGATGCCGGCGTTTTCAGGTCCACCACCCGGGAAACCCGCGGATCGACTTTATCCACCGGCATGGCGCCACTGGTCTCCAGGGAAACTTCAAAGCCCGCATCGCACAGTGCGGTAAGCAGCGGCAGACAATTGGGCTGCGCCAACGGCTCGCCACCGGTCACACATACGTGGCGCGCAGGATGGCTCTGCACCTTTTGCAGAATCTCTGCCAACGTCATGCGTTCACCACCGTAAAACGCGTACTCGGAGTCACAATAGGTACACCGGAGCGGGCAGCCCGTCAGACGCACAAAGACGGTGGGCAGACCGGCGTCCCGCGCTTCCCCCTGCAGGGAGTAGAACAGTTCGCTGATACGGAGGGACTCTGCAGTCAGGTCAATTTCGGTCGCGGCCATAGTCCTCATACGCCCATGTTACAGCGTGGCCGCCC
The Microbulbifer celer DNA segment above includes these coding regions:
- the nadA gene encoding quinolinate synthase NadA; this encodes MTDSSEKIASSSPIDARDFVQEYLAHPGAQQYSEEELNLWRERIKRLLKEQNAVLVAHYYTDPLIQQLAEETGGCVSDSLEMARFGAEHQADTLIVAGVKFMGETAKILTPNKRVLMPTLEATCSLDLGCPIDEFSAFCDQHSDRTVVVYANTSAAVKARADWVVTSSIALDVVDHLDSLGEKILWAPDKHLGSYVQKQTGADVLLWDGACIVHEEFKAKGVADLKALYPEALVLVHPESPAAVVELADVVGSTSQIINAAKTRPNKQFIVATDQGIFYKMQQQCPDKELIVAPTAGSGATCRSCANCPWMAMNSLENLCGVLERGDNEIFVDPELGKRAMMPLQRMLDFRKPLD
- the queC gene encoding 7-cyano-7-deazaguanine synthase QueC; the protein is MKSKKAVVLLSGGLDSATVLAMAKAEGYECYALGFDYGQRHSAELMAAQRVAADQEAREHKVVKLDLRVIGGSALTDDSIDVPEEETGGIPVTYVPARNTVFLSIALGWAEVLGAQDIFVGVNAVDYSGYPDCRPEYIEAFEQMANLATRAGVEGNKLNIRAPLMEMSKADIVKRGTELGVDYSLTVSCYQAQPGGAACGRCDSCRLRAAGFAEAGLADPTVYA
- the queE gene encoding 7-carboxy-7-deazaguanine synthase QueE, whose protein sequence is MRTMAATEIDLTAESLRISELFYSLQGEARDAGLPTVFVRLTGCPLRCTYCDSEYAFYGGERMTLAEILQKVQSHPARHVCVTGGEPLAQPNCLPLLTALCDAGFEVSLETSGAMPVDKVDPRVSRVVDLKTPASGEQSRNRMDNIPLLTRRDQVKFVICDRADYEWARFTLDQYQLPEKVGEVLFSPSYEQLPARQLAEWILEDGLPVRMQMQLHKLLWGDIPGV